One Oceanispirochaeta sp. genomic window, AATACTTGATATGATCACCCTTACTGATATGATCTCGGTCAAAATCAAGTGAGTAGCGGAGAGTCTGACTGTTGATAATCAGGAGTATGAAATCCAGGACGTATAGAGCGAACCAGAAACGTGCCAGCCGTATATAGACTCCTCCGAAATAAACAGAAGTCAAATAGAACAATACAGACCCGATGAGGAAGAAAAGGAAACCCTCTTTATGGATGTACCGCGGCAGTTTCATAAGGATGGAACGAATACTTCCTTCAGCTTATCCGGAAGGAGTTGTTCCACAGAGAAACCTTTACTTCTGGCTTCAGGAGTCAGAAGCAGACGATGCCTCATGACAGGTTTTGCCATGGACAGCAAATCTTCGGGAATAAGAAAGGAACGCCCCTGCCTGACAGCCAGACTCTGCCCGGCCCTGAGTAGGTGCTGGATTCCCCGGGTGCTCAATCCCGTTTGAAAGATTCCTGATTCCCGGGTCTTTCTTCCCAGATCAACGGCAAAATCCAGTACTTCTTTTTCGACATAGACCGATGAGATTAAGATTCTCAGATCTCTGATTTCCTCTGGTGAAGAAACGGCTGAAATGCCATCCAGAGGTTTTTTGTCCTTGAATTCGCCCAGAATAAGTGACTCGATTTCCCTTACGGGATACCCCGGGGTCATGCTCAATCCAAAACGGTCCAGTTGCGATTCCGGAAGATTATAGGTTCCGGCATACCAGGAAGGATTCTGAGCCGCCGCCACAAAAAATGGTTCGGGCAAGAGCCTGTGAACTCCATCGACAGTGACAGAGACTTCCTGCATGGCCTCCAACAGGGCGGACTGAGTCCGGGCAGGAGCCCTGTTCAATTCATCGGCCATAATAAATTGATGATGAATAGGCCCTTCCTTATAGAGGAATTCCTTTTTAGCGGATTCCCAGATCATCATCCCCGTAATATCGCCGGGAAGAAGATCAGGAGTGAATTGTATTCTTCCCGTATCAAGACCAGATGCGGTGGCCAGACAGCGAATGAGAGTGGTCTTGCCGACACCGGAAACATCTTCAATTAAAAGATGCAGTCCGGAGACAAGAGCAAGAACCGATAGTTCCAGAGCCTCAGGTTTTCCCAGGAATCCCTTTCCTGTCTCATCTATAAGATTCTGAATAACGGCGGAAGCCATCTTGTATTTTTTTTCCCGGTTCTCCATTCATCAACCTCTCTTTACTATTATAGTATGACAGAGAGGAGAACTATAGGGGATAATCTTTTAAATCGATTTGGTCGATAAAAATCAGAATCCTTATCAATTTCTAGCATTTTTTTTATTACAGGGCCTTGAATTGATTCTCCATTTAGCCAATTATCTAAATAATGATTAAAAAAATGGACAGGAGTTTCATATGGCAGAAAATAAAATAGGATTTTTCGCACGCTATCTTTCCTTGTGGGTCGCCGGATGCATTGCACTGGGAGTATTCATCGGAGTTTTGTTTCCTCAGCTGCCCCAATGGCTTGGAAAGCTGGAATATGCCAATGTTTCGATACCCGTTGCAATTCTTATCTGGCTGATGATCTATCCCATGATGCTCAAAGTAGATTTTAAGAGCATTGTCAATGCTGGTAAAAAACCGAAAGGACTCGTGATTACTCTTGTGATCAACTGGCTGGTTAAACCGTTTACAATGTATATAATCGCCTATTTCTTTTTGAAAATTATTTTCAAATCATTCATTCCTGATGACCTCTCAACTGAGTATCTTGCAGGAGCTATCCTGTTGGGGGCTGCCCCGTGCACCGCCATGGTATTTGTCTGGAGTTCATTGTCTGACGGAGATCCCGGGTATACAGTCGTTCAGGTAGCCGTGAATGACCTGATCATACTTGTGGCCTTTGCTCCCATCGTGGCTTTTCTGCTTGGTGTCAGTCATGTTCAGGTTCCTATGGACACTCTGCTTTTCTCGGTTGTTCTTTTTGTTGTTATTCCCCTGTCGGCAGGATTCATCAGCAGGACTGTACTGATTAAAAAACAGGGACAGGACTGGTTTGAAAATGATTTCTGCAAAAAGTTTGAGGGTATTACTGAAGCAGGTCTATTATTGACTCTGATCATCATCTTTTCCTTTCAGGGAAAAACCATCATGGCCAATCCATTAGCCATTTTACTCATCGCGATACCACTCATTGTGCAGACTTATTTTATCTTCTTTCTCGGATTCGGATGGTCCAGGCTCTGGAAGGTTCCCTATGCGGTTGCAGCACCTTCCGGAATGATTGGAGCTTCCAATTTTTTTGAATTGGCCGTGGCCGTAGCCATCAGCCTCTTCGGTCTGTCCTCCGGCGCCACTCTGGCAACTGTTGTCGGCGTGCTGGTTGAAGTTCCGGTCATGCTCAGCCTTGTCAAAATTGCCAGAGCTTCCAGAGAAAAGTTTCCTCAGACCAATGCTTTTTGATACACCCTGTATTTCTTAATCTGAGTGAGATTCATTTTTTCCAGAGCATTCAGAATTTTGAGATTGTCCTCCAGCATATAATTGGCTTCCAGGCGAATGTTCTTCGGTTCAAGAGCCTTGTATAACTGTACATAAAGAAGCACATCCAGTCCCTGGCCGTGATATTCCGGAAGCACGGCCAGACCCCAGAGCCTATAGTCTTTTATATTCTTTCGTTCATGAATCAATCTGTAAATGGTGAATGGATTCAATCGGCCCTTGATTTTTTTGAATATCACATTGATGTCAGGAAAGCCAAGGGCGACAGCCACAGGAACGCCTT contains:
- a CDS encoding MoxR family ATPase; translated protein: MENREKKYKMASAVIQNLIDETGKGFLGKPEALELSVLALVSGLHLLIEDVSGVGKTTLIRCLATASGLDTGRIQFTPDLLPGDITGMMIWESAKKEFLYKEGPIHHQFIMADELNRAPARTQSALLEAMQEVSVTVDGVHRLLPEPFFVAAAQNPSWYAGTYNLPESQLDRFGLSMTPGYPVREIESLILGEFKDKKPLDGISAVSSPEEIRDLRILISSVYVEKEVLDFAVDLGRKTRESGIFQTGLSTRGIQHLLRAGQSLAVRQGRSFLIPEDLLSMAKPVMRHRLLLTPEARSKGFSVEQLLPDKLKEVFVPSL
- the arsB gene encoding ACR3 family arsenite efflux transporter, with product MAENKIGFFARYLSLWVAGCIALGVFIGVLFPQLPQWLGKLEYANVSIPVAILIWLMIYPMMLKVDFKSIVNAGKKPKGLVITLVINWLVKPFTMYIIAYFFLKIIFKSFIPDDLSTEYLAGAILLGAAPCTAMVFVWSSLSDGDPGYTVVQVAVNDLIILVAFAPIVAFLLGVSHVQVPMDTLLFSVVLFVVIPLSAGFISRTVLIKKQGQDWFENDFCKKFEGITEAGLLLTLIIIFSFQGKTIMANPLAILLIAIPLIVQTYFIFFLGFGWSRLWKVPYAVAAPSGMIGASNFFELAVAVAISLFGLSSGATLATVVGVLVEVPVMLSLVKIARASREKFPQTNAF